One Chroicocephalus ridibundus chromosome 21, bChrRid1.1, whole genome shotgun sequence DNA segment encodes these proteins:
- the S100A13 gene encoding protein S100-A13 encodes MATGELTELETAIEKIVTVFFTYVGKEGKKGTLTAGEFKELVQLQLPNLMKDVPSLEEKMSELDVNNDEELKFGEYWRLIGELAKAVRREKAGKK; translated from the exons ATGGCCACGGGCGAGCTGACTGAGCTGGAGACAGCCATCGAGAAGATCGTCACCGTCTTCTTCACCTacgtggggaaggagggcaagAAGGGCACGCTGACGGCTGGCGAGTTCAAGGAGCTggtccagctccagctgcccaACCTGATGAAG GATGTCCCCTCCCTGGAGGAGAAGATGAGCGAGCTGGACGTCAACAACGACGAGGAGCTGAAGTTCGGGGAGTACTGGCGGCTCATCGGGGAGCTGGCGAAGGCCGTGCGGCGGGAGAAAGCGGGGAAGAAGTGA